In one Bacillus rossius redtenbacheri isolate Brsri chromosome 11, Brsri_v3, whole genome shotgun sequence genomic region, the following are encoded:
- the LOC134536945 gene encoding uncharacterized protein LOC134536945 has protein sequence MRLQLATVVCTTALLAAVRAAVCLPREYECSLDSRSMWRGYEGNQLDADDFQAFMELVSGGRKPARSVDPEPPSCSREQPAPASPEPESCARPRPPVARGRVRDKGRGV, from the exons ATGAGGCTGCAGCTAGCCACCGTG GTGTGCACgacagcgctcctggcggccgtGCGAGCGGCAGTGTGCTTGCCGCGAGAGTACGAGTGCTCCCTCGACAGCCGGTCCATGTGGCGCGGCTACGAGGGCAACCAGCTGGACGCCGACGACTTCCAGGCCTTCATGGAGCTGGTGTCCGGGGGCCGCAAGCCCGCCCGCTCCGTGGACCCGGAGCCCCCCAGCTGCAGCCGCGAGCAGCCGGCGCCCGCCAGTCCGGAGCCGGAGAGCTGCGCGCGGCCCCGCCCTCCGGTGGCCAGGGGCAGGGTCCGCGACAAGGGGCGGGGCGTCTAG